A DNA window from Maribellus comscasis contains the following coding sequences:
- a CDS encoding acetyl-CoA hydrolase/transferase family protein: MKNIKFITPQEAVKVVKSNDRVHMHSVAVTPHPLIKALCERGRNKEFRNVRIQHIHTEGTVDYANPEFEGIFQLESFFVAHNVRKQTQAGYADYIPVFLQETQRLIREGYLKVNVAMIQVSVPDKFGYVSLGTSVDATLAAVEKADTVIAIVNPNVPRAFGDAMIHINEIDLFCEDDSELVTAEPGPISETDRKIGGYVAELVEDGATLQMGIGAIPNAVLTMLGNHKDLGVHSEMFADGILPLVDKGVVNGKNKKIDKGKMVATFLMGSKKLYDFVDDNPGVLMNDVRYSNRVNVIAKNPKVTAINSALQIDITGQVCADSIGTKFYSGVGGQIDFLRGASLSKGGKPIIAMPSVTNKGISKIAPILTPGAGVVSTRANIHWLVTEHGAVNLYGRTLQDRAKLIISIAHPEHQEELDKAAFERFGPHFHFVWDEQ; encoded by the coding sequence ATGAAAAATATAAAATTTATAACGCCACAAGAGGCGGTAAAAGTAGTAAAATCAAATGATCGTGTGCACATGCACAGTGTTGCTGTGACACCACACCCACTGATTAAAGCACTGTGCGAAAGAGGAAGAAACAAAGAGTTCAGAAACGTAAGAATCCAGCATATCCATACGGAAGGAACAGTTGATTATGCAAATCCTGAATTCGAGGGAATCTTTCAGTTGGAATCATTTTTTGTGGCTCACAACGTAAGAAAACAAACTCAGGCAGGTTACGCTGATTATATTCCTGTTTTTCTTCAGGAAACACAACGTTTAATCCGCGAAGGTTATTTAAAAGTAAACGTAGCCATGATTCAGGTTTCTGTTCCTGACAAGTTTGGTTATGTTTCTCTCGGGACATCGGTTGATGCTACACTGGCGGCGGTAGAAAAAGCTGATACTGTGATTGCAATTGTAAACCCGAATGTACCGCGTGCATTTGGTGATGCAATGATTCACATCAACGAAATTGACCTTTTCTGTGAAGACGACAGCGAACTGGTAACTGCCGAACCCGGCCCAATTAGCGAAACCGACCGCAAAATTGGTGGTTACGTAGCCGAACTGGTTGAAGACGGCGCTACCCTGCAAATGGGAATCGGAGCCATTCCAAATGCTGTTTTAACAATGCTTGGAAACCACAAAGATCTTGGAGTTCACTCTGAAATGTTTGCTGATGGTATTCTGCCTCTTGTTGACAAAGGCGTGGTTAACGGAAAAAACAAAAAAATTGACAAAGGTAAAATGGTCGCTACCTTCCTGATGGGGTCAAAAAAATTGTATGATTTTGTTGACGACAATCCGGGAGTTTTAATGAATGATGTTCGTTACAGCAACCGTGTTAATGTAATTGCCAAAAACCCAAAAGTAACTGCAATTAACTCGGCATTACAAATTGATATTACCGGACAGGTTTGTGCCGACTCTATCGGAACAAAATTCTATTCAGGTGTTGGCGGACAAATCGACTTTCTGAGGGGAGCTTCATTAAGTAAAGGAGGAAAACCAATCATTGCCATGCCGTCAGTTACCAATAAAGGGATTAGCAAAATAGCACCTATTCTGACGCCCGGTGCAGGTGTAGTAAGTACACGTGCAAACATTCACTGGCTGGTTACAGAACATGGTGCAGTAAATTTATATGGAAGAACATTGCAGGACCGCGCAAAACTGATTATATCCATAGCTCATCCTGAACATCAGGAAGAATTGGATAAAGCAGCATTTGAACGGTTTGGGCCTCATTTCCATTTTGTTTGGGACGAACAGTAA